In Stieleria varia, one genomic interval encodes:
- the msrA gene encoding peptide-methionine (S)-S-oxide reductase MsrA encodes MRIPSLSGIRRSIAPAWSILLGITLVTANTATCMAAQPAEETQSDAKPGESKEAVATLAGGCFWCTEAVYERMEGIEDVVSGYIGGTVPNPTYEQVCSKLTGHAEAVEITYDPSVVTYEEILEVFFKTHDPTTLNRQGADAGPQYRSSIFYHDEEQKKIAEKYIEKLNQSGEYNRKIVTLLEKATTFYPAEEYHQDYFRRNPNAGYCKYVVQNKVRKFNREFGDKIKKDLK; translated from the coding sequence ATGCGTATTCCATCCTTGTCTGGTATTCGACGGTCCATCGCTCCGGCATGGAGCATTTTGTTGGGTATCACGCTGGTCACGGCCAACACAGCTACCTGCATGGCGGCCCAGCCTGCCGAGGAAACTCAGTCTGACGCAAAACCTGGCGAGAGCAAAGAGGCCGTGGCGACGCTCGCAGGTGGATGTTTCTGGTGCACCGAAGCGGTCTACGAACGTATGGAGGGGATCGAGGACGTGGTCTCAGGCTACATCGGCGGCACCGTCCCCAATCCGACCTACGAACAAGTCTGCAGCAAGTTGACCGGTCACGCGGAAGCCGTCGAGATCACTTACGACCCGTCGGTCGTCACCTACGAAGAAATCCTGGAAGTGTTCTTCAAGACCCACGACCCGACGACGCTCAATCGCCAAGGCGCCGATGCCGGCCCCCAGTATCGCAGCAGCATCTTCTATCACGACGAGGAACAGAAAAAGATCGCTGAGAAGTACATCGAAAAACTCAACCAATCTGGCGAATACAATCGCAAGATCGTGACTTTGCTTGAGAAGGCCACCACGTTCTACCCGGCCGAGGAGTACCACCAAGACTACTTCCGCCGCAATCCGAACGCGGGCTACTGCAAGTACGTCGTGCAAAATAAAGTCCGCAAGTTCAACCGAGAATTCGGTGACAAAATCAAAAAGGACCTCAAGTAG
- a CDS encoding DNA glycosylase AlkZ-like family protein, producing MATNKSSDLSIDEARRVVLHAQGFHGVRSTKPVSRRKLSDSIQRLGVLQIDSVNILARAHTLPTFSRIGHYRENDLFDLAYSDRHRALFEYWGHAASLLPLDLYPLLRWRMTRAEQGTGIYTGLARFGRERAELIQQVRREITDRGPLSAAELTLSNNRSGGWWGWSDGKTALEWLFWAGIVTTATRRSTFERVYDLTQRVLPPAVLNAKAPDECESHRQLVGRSAIALGVATESCIRDYYRLAAKETRVAIGELTDAGELIRVQVDGWRKPAFMHHTNKVPRSGSGKNAAALLAPFDPLIWHRDRAEFLFGAQIRLEIYTPAEKRKYGYYVLPFLLGDRVVARVDLKADRQNETLCVLATHAESGVAPKTFVSELAKELNLLAHWLGLPKVQVTQKGNAARALRAEIGQSR from the coding sequence GTGGCCACCAACAAGAGCAGCGATTTGTCGATCGATGAAGCACGCCGGGTCGTGTTGCACGCTCAGGGGTTCCACGGTGTTCGATCCACCAAGCCCGTTTCAAGACGCAAGCTGAGCGATTCGATCCAACGTCTGGGTGTTTTGCAAATCGACTCGGTCAATATCCTGGCACGAGCTCACACCCTACCGACCTTCTCGCGGATTGGTCACTATCGCGAGAATGATCTATTCGATTTGGCTTACTCTGATCGGCACCGGGCGCTGTTTGAGTACTGGGGACACGCAGCGTCACTTCTGCCATTGGATCTTTATCCGCTGTTGCGATGGCGGATGACACGGGCGGAACAGGGAACGGGCATCTACACCGGGCTGGCTCGGTTTGGTCGCGAACGAGCTGAATTGATCCAGCAAGTCCGACGCGAGATCACCGATCGTGGACCGCTTTCGGCTGCGGAACTGACGTTGAGTAACAATCGATCGGGAGGCTGGTGGGGCTGGTCCGATGGCAAAACGGCTTTGGAATGGCTTTTCTGGGCCGGCATTGTCACAACAGCAACGCGTCGCTCCACGTTTGAACGCGTTTACGACCTGACGCAGCGTGTGTTGCCTCCTGCGGTCTTGAACGCAAAGGCTCCGGATGAATGCGAATCTCATCGTCAGTTGGTCGGGCGTTCGGCGATCGCACTGGGTGTGGCAACCGAGTCGTGCATCAGGGACTACTACCGTTTGGCAGCCAAGGAGACCCGAGTCGCGATCGGCGAGCTGACAGACGCGGGAGAATTGATTCGCGTCCAGGTGGACGGTTGGCGCAAACCCGCGTTCATGCATCACACGAACAAAGTGCCGCGCTCGGGCAGCGGAAAAAATGCAGCGGCACTGCTCGCTCCATTTGATCCTTTGATCTGGCATCGCGACCGTGCCGAGTTCTTGTTCGGTGCACAAATACGTTTGGAAATCTACACGCCCGCCGAAAAACGCAAGTACGGGTACTACGTGTTGCCGTTTCTGCTGGGCGACCGTGTCGTCGCGCGAGTGGATCTCAAAGCAGATCGTCAGAACGAAACGCTATGCGTGCTGGCGACTCACGCGGAGTCGGGTGTTGCCCCAAAGACTTTCGTCAGCGAATTGGCAAAGGAGCTGAACTTGCTGGCACATTGGTTGGGCCTGCCCAAGGTCCAAGTGACACAAAAGGGAAATGCTGCTCGGGCATTGCGTGCCGAGATTGGTCAAAGCAGGTAG
- a CDS encoding PQQ-dependent sugar dehydrogenase: protein MTLNNRSIISIAVFTLVVTALSGVLSAQKPSEDDYYKITTFETPLDEVIEACGFQMMPDGKLAVCSRRGDIFMIDKPLADTVTAEQFHVYARGLHEPLSLALKDGWLYATQRPEVTRMRDSDGDGLADEFETVADGWGVSADYHEYAFGSKFDKDGNMVVTLCLTGSFSSAVPFRGWAMKITPDGQTIPMTSGVRSPAGIGANLDGDLFYTDNQGPWNGTCGLKPLIAGKFVGHPGGFQWYDSAADSMGKRPTEPESGSRMHIELDKIPELEPPAILFPYDKMGKSASGVACDSTDGKFGPFPGQLFVADQSHSTLMRVFLEKVNGHYQGACFPFRKGFASGNVGVEMTPSGALFVGGTNRGWGSIGTRPFAVERLDWTGKVPFEIKEMRLTPDGFELTFTQPVDPETASQPGSYTMETYAYEYRSQYGSPEVDHTKPTIKAATVSQGGMSVTLTIDALQRGHVHELTSAGVKNTNGQNLLHDKAYYNANYLLSNK from the coding sequence ATGACTCTCAACAATCGATCAATTATCTCCATTGCTGTGTTCACACTCGTTGTGACGGCGCTTTCCGGAGTCCTGTCGGCGCAGAAACCCAGCGAAGACGATTACTACAAGATCACGACGTTCGAAACACCATTGGACGAAGTCATCGAAGCATGCGGATTTCAGATGATGCCCGATGGCAAGCTGGCGGTGTGCTCGCGACGTGGTGACATCTTCATGATCGACAAACCATTGGCCGACACCGTCACCGCCGAGCAGTTTCACGTCTACGCACGCGGCTTGCATGAACCGCTGAGCTTGGCACTCAAGGACGGCTGGCTTTACGCGACACAACGCCCCGAGGTCACCCGCATGCGTGACAGCGACGGCGACGGCTTGGCCGACGAGTTTGAAACGGTCGCCGACGGCTGGGGCGTATCAGCGGACTATCACGAATACGCGTTCGGCAGCAAGTTCGACAAGGACGGCAACATGGTGGTCACGCTTTGCCTGACCGGCTCCTTCAGCAGCGCCGTGCCGTTCCGTGGTTGGGCGATGAAAATCACACCGGACGGCCAAACCATTCCCATGACCAGCGGCGTTCGTTCGCCCGCCGGCATCGGTGCCAACCTGGACGGCGATCTTTTCTACACCGACAACCAAGGACCGTGGAACGGAACCTGTGGCCTGAAGCCATTGATCGCGGGCAAGTTCGTCGGTCACCCCGGCGGCTTCCAGTGGTACGATTCCGCTGCCGACTCGATGGGCAAGCGACCGACGGAACCCGAAAGCGGCAGTCGCATGCACATCGAACTGGATAAGATTCCTGAGTTGGAGCCGCCAGCGATCCTGTTCCCCTACGACAAGATGGGCAAGAGCGCCTCGGGCGTCGCTTGCGACTCGACCGACGGCAAATTCGGTCCCTTCCCCGGCCAACTCTTTGTCGCCGATCAATCCCACAGCACTCTCATGCGAGTGTTCTTGGAAAAGGTCAACGGACACTACCAAGGAGCCTGCTTTCCGTTTCGCAAAGGATTCGCGTCGGGCAATGTCGGTGTCGAGATGACGCCGTCGGGGGCTCTGTTCGTCGGTGGCACCAATCGCGGTTGGGGATCGATCGGTACGCGACCGTTTGCGGTGGAGCGTCTGGATTGGACGGGCAAAGTGCCCTTCGAAATCAAAGAAATGCGACTGACACCCGATGGCTTTGAGCTGACGTTCACTCAGCCGGTCGACCCTGAAACGGCATCCCAACCGGGCAGCTACACGATGGAAACGTATGCCTACGAGTATCGATCACAATACGGCAGCCCCGAAGTCGACCACACCAAACCGACGATCAAGGCCGCAACGGTCTCCCAAGGCGGTATGTCGGTCACACTCACGATCGACGCTCTGCAACGTGGTCACGTGCACGAACTGACCAGTGCCGGCGTGAAGAACACAAACGGCCAAAATCTGTTGCACGACAAGGCCTACTACAACGCCAACTATCTGCTGTCCAATAAGTAG
- a CDS encoding family 16 glycoside hydrolase, whose translation MPFLPRHTLPFIGLVLLLATASAEPPQADPAQAAKDPDFLVQGEYAGVRKGMQVIALGDGEFDMVVYEGGLPGAGWDRAEPRRLDGDSDTVLDLVDSMKLKRVERESTTLGAKPPSGAMVLFDGSEGSLANWEGGKRSDSGLLMPGTSSKQTFDDYTLHLEFRTPYLPTKRGQARGNSGVYHQGRYETQILDSFGLSGAMNETGGIYSIAAPQMNVCYPPLTWQTYDVDFTAARYDNQKKKITEPTITVRLNGVIVHNAVKLTHATTAAKLGEGPGPGPIYLQDHGNEVRYRNIWILPRDVEREAARPIVPGFERFFAGNPNAAADGGHVLISSLACNACHAGGIDAIPGKRGPDLTAVRSRVRGDALVAMIANPHQTKTGTTMPDPWVGADETTRQQNATAIASYLTLRGKGEFVDRPTRNKNADRGAELYHSIGCTACHSPLNNFAKPSASLPLATTVPLGDVAKKYSTVALSRFLQKPHDVRPGLRMPALVGSESDAFAIASFLTRSVTERRNTSKFSRKVYRGQWQQLPDFDSLTPVQTDTVRGLKINDIKPANDYGVVFMADIRIEKAGKYRFRINSDDGSRLIIGKNRLENDGIHAPQAREATFELTEGIHPIRIEFFNGGGGAEVDAQIFDPVFGRVDIEEMIVDPDQPAEPSLLPSRFSADESMADTGARLFRSAGCVQCHGFGDDKTNEAFAPALDVARAGQGCLADTVAAPAVDYGLTSLQRSAIEAAMVDLTRKVKRSPQDVDQQRVHLTMAALNCYACHRRGDVGGPEPSREAMFKTQIPEMGLEGQLPPPLTGVADKLNDEYLTELFNKGANERPYMLTRMPGYRHEPLADFHQSLVRLDRDDSKPTVDNSDTHNEIVAAGRQAVGNRGLACIKCHAYNGDKGGGIGAIDLLAMPRRLRESWFHRYLKDPLVYRPGTRMPNSFVDGRSALTKLYDGDPAKQIDAMWQYLKEGTEAKEPEGLKEGAILLAADARPRIYRNFFTDISARGIGVGYPGDVNLIWDAEQMTLAKIWKNSFIDAAMHWQGRGQGRQQPMGDDVVDIEKQTPFALLPSLNSPWPKESGRDRGYRFKGYRLDADGNPAFGYRFGNVTVTESIKPFEPTIGKGASGFSREITIERNDPSSDESLVWLIGSGKVVEGDGGYRVNSHGVAVVSDNDAVQPQIIQVGSDQQLRAIIPNQATVTIREVILW comes from the coding sequence ATGCCATTCCTGCCACGCCACACGTTGCCCTTCATTGGCCTCGTCTTGCTTCTCGCGACCGCATCCGCCGAACCCCCGCAAGCGGATCCCGCTCAGGCAGCCAAAGACCCTGACTTTCTGGTCCAGGGCGAATACGCCGGTGTTCGCAAAGGCATGCAGGTCATCGCGTTGGGCGACGGTGAATTCGACATGGTCGTCTACGAAGGCGGTTTGCCAGGCGCGGGTTGGGACCGCGCTGAGCCTCGCCGACTCGATGGGGACAGCGATACGGTGCTTGATCTCGTCGATTCGATGAAACTGAAACGTGTCGAGCGAGAAAGTACCACTTTGGGTGCCAAGCCGCCCTCGGGTGCCATGGTCCTGTTCGACGGCTCCGAAGGCTCGTTGGCAAACTGGGAGGGCGGCAAGCGATCTGACAGCGGCTTGTTGATGCCTGGAACGTCCAGCAAGCAAACCTTTGATGACTACACATTGCACCTGGAGTTCCGAACTCCCTACCTGCCGACCAAACGTGGCCAAGCCCGTGGGAACAGCGGCGTGTATCACCAAGGTCGCTATGAGACCCAAATCCTCGACTCGTTCGGTTTGTCCGGCGCGATGAACGAGACCGGCGGCATCTACTCGATCGCCGCGCCCCAAATGAACGTCTGCTATCCGCCACTGACTTGGCAAACCTATGACGTCGATTTCACCGCCGCCCGTTACGACAACCAAAAGAAGAAAATCACGGAGCCGACGATCACCGTTCGTCTCAACGGAGTCATCGTTCACAATGCGGTCAAGCTCACCCACGCCACCACGGCCGCCAAGTTGGGTGAGGGTCCTGGACCTGGCCCGATCTACCTGCAAGACCATGGCAACGAAGTTCGCTATCGCAACATTTGGATTCTGCCTCGTGATGTCGAGCGTGAAGCCGCCCGCCCGATCGTCCCCGGTTTTGAACGGTTCTTTGCCGGTAATCCCAACGCCGCCGCCGATGGCGGCCACGTCCTGATCAGCTCGCTCGCGTGTAACGCATGTCACGCAGGCGGGATCGACGCGATCCCAGGCAAACGCGGACCCGACCTTACCGCTGTCCGATCTCGCGTTCGTGGCGATGCTTTGGTTGCGATGATCGCCAATCCGCACCAAACCAAGACCGGAACCACGATGCCCGATCCTTGGGTCGGAGCCGATGAAACGACTAGGCAGCAAAACGCCACAGCGATCGCCAGCTACCTGACGTTGCGTGGCAAGGGCGAATTCGTGGATCGCCCCACTCGCAACAAGAATGCCGATCGCGGCGCTGAACTCTATCATTCGATCGGTTGCACGGCGTGTCACTCGCCGCTGAACAACTTTGCCAAACCCTCCGCATCGCTGCCGCTGGCAACAACGGTACCCTTGGGCGACGTTGCCAAGAAATACTCCACCGTCGCGTTGTCTCGGTTTCTGCAGAAACCTCATGACGTCCGTCCCGGTCTGCGGATGCCGGCGCTCGTGGGCAGCGAGTCCGATGCGTTCGCGATCGCAAGTTTCCTGACGCGTAGCGTCACCGAACGAAGGAACACATCGAAATTCTCGCGCAAGGTGTATCGTGGTCAGTGGCAACAGTTGCCGGATTTCGATTCACTGACGCCTGTGCAAACCGATACCGTTCGCGGGCTCAAGATCAACGACATCAAACCAGCAAATGATTACGGCGTCGTCTTCATGGCCGACATTCGAATCGAGAAAGCCGGCAAGTACCGTTTCCGTATCAACAGCGATGATGGTAGTCGACTGATCATCGGCAAAAACCGACTCGAAAATGACGGAATCCACGCTCCCCAGGCCAGGGAAGCCACCTTTGAATTGACGGAGGGCATCCACCCGATTCGCATCGAGTTCTTCAACGGCGGCGGTGGTGCCGAAGTCGACGCACAGATTTTTGATCCTGTTTTCGGGCGTGTCGACATCGAAGAAATGATCGTGGACCCCGACCAACCCGCCGAACCGAGCCTCCTGCCCAGCCGTTTCAGCGCCGATGAATCCATGGCGGATACAGGTGCGAGACTCTTTCGCTCTGCGGGATGTGTCCAATGCCACGGCTTTGGTGACGACAAAACCAACGAGGCCTTTGCGCCCGCTTTGGACGTCGCTCGCGCCGGACAAGGCTGCCTTGCCGACACGGTTGCCGCCCCCGCGGTGGACTACGGACTGACATCCCTTCAACGCAGTGCGATCGAAGCCGCGATGGTGGACCTCACTCGCAAAGTGAAACGGTCCCCGCAAGATGTCGACCAACAGCGTGTTCACCTGACGATGGCGGCACTCAATTGCTATGCCTGTCACCGTCGTGGCGATGTCGGTGGTCCTGAGCCGAGCCGCGAGGCAATGTTCAAAACCCAGATTCCCGAGATGGGATTGGAAGGCCAACTGCCGCCGCCACTGACCGGAGTGGCCGACAAACTCAATGACGAATACCTCACCGAGTTGTTCAACAAGGGTGCCAACGAGCGACCGTACATGCTGACCCGCATGCCAGGTTATCGGCACGAGCCATTGGCTGATTTTCACCAATCGTTGGTGCGACTAGACCGGGACGACAGCAAGCCCACGGTAGACAATTCGGACACACACAATGAAATCGTCGCCGCCGGCAGACAAGCCGTTGGCAATCGCGGGCTGGCGTGCATCAAATGCCACGCCTACAACGGTGACAAGGGTGGCGGGATCGGCGCGATCGATTTGCTGGCGATGCCACGACGTCTTCGCGAGTCATGGTTTCATCGCTATCTGAAAGACCCCCTGGTCTATCGTCCCGGAACACGTATGCCCAACAGTTTCGTCGATGGCCGCAGCGCACTGACGAAACTCTACGACGGCGACCCCGCAAAACAGATCGATGCCATGTGGCAATATCTCAAGGAGGGTACCGAAGCCAAAGAACCAGAAGGCTTGAAAGAAGGTGCCATCTTGCTAGCCGCCGATGCCCGTCCACGAATCTACCGCAACTTCTTTACCGACATCTCAGCACGCGGCATCGGAGTTGGCTATCCGGGCGACGTCAATTTGATCTGGGACGCCGAGCAAATGACCTTGGCAAAGATCTGGAAGAACAGCTTCATCGATGCCGCCATGCACTGGCAGGGGCGTGGACAAGGCCGACAGCAACCGATGGGAGATGACGTCGTCGACATCGAAAAACAAACGCCATTCGCGCTGCTGCCCTCGCTGAACTCTCCTTGGCCCAAAGAGTCGGGACGCGACCGTGGATATCGATTCAAAGGTTACCGACTCGATGCGGACGGCAATCCTGCGTTCGGTTACCGATTCGGTAACGTCACCGTCACCGAATCGATCAAACCGTTTGAGCCCACGATCGGCAAAGGTGCCTCGGGGTTCTCGCGCGAGATCACCATTGAGCGAAACGATCCGTCGTCTGACGAGTCTCTCGTTTGGCTGATCGGCTCGGGAAAAGTCGTCGAGGGTGACGGTGGTTACCGAGTCAACTCCCACGGCGTGGCAGTCGTCTCGGACAACGACGCCGTTCAACCGCAAATCATCCAAGTCGGTTCCGATCAACAGCTTCGCGCGATCATCCCCAATCAAGCCACCGTGACGATCCGCGAAGTCATCCTCTGGTGA
- a CDS encoding glutaminase family protein, whose amino-acid sequence MKHSKSIPLLFVAIACVWSNLCSAADAFRPPAVPLVACDPYFSVWSQTDQLWASRTTHWTGKQHRMAALVRVDGQAYRLMGGSPQTLAAMKQVSVKVLPTRTVYEFAGADVKVTLTFTTPALPDDVAILSRPTTYVNCSVVSASDRVHQVEFYFDAGGELATNVLDQQVVGSTVAMANANSLKIGTESQEVLGKSGDDLRIDWGYLYVAAPDAFFPTRAFGNADQLRDSFGEQGLAALAGQAPTFPVNAGDVVAAVAMSVGSVGKEPTSRYALIAYDDLYSIEYMKQPLRPYWRKDGWEAAELITAAIEEHDVLEKRCQEFDNELMADLEHSGGTEYAEIGALAYRQCFAAGKFVADAKGQPLQFCKENHSNGCIATSDVFYPMAPQFLLFGPTLTKSMLVPFMDYAASERWRFPFAPHDLGTYPMANGQRYGGGERSEENQMPVEECGNLLALFGALAKMEGNADFAAIYWEQLSQWADYLQDKGFDPDNQLCTDDFAGHMAHNVNLSAKAICGLGSYAMMCDMRGMTDEANRYRKIAKQYANQWVQAARDGDHFRLAFDREGTWSQKYNLVWDRLLDLGLFPEEVYQQEMRFYRKTQNRYGLPLDNRSDYTKLDWILWTATLTENRDDFDALVGPVHDFLHATPDRSPMTDWYFTSTAKKRGFTARPVVGGVFLKLLYDSPVWQKYASRDVTKSSDWAPMPVPPKTKSLVGTSDQSETNYRFTTTKPSENWFATDFDDAQWRTGKGGLGTRETPGAPVGTTWNTNDIWLRRTMKLTSPLPPRVALRIWHDEEASVYLNGKLLGHYGGFTTEYETVEFPSGALREGENVIAIHVHQSTGGQFIDVGLDAIVPQD is encoded by the coding sequence ATGAAACACTCCAAATCCATCCCACTTCTGTTCGTCGCCATCGCGTGTGTTTGGTCGAATCTGTGCAGTGCCGCGGACGCGTTTCGACCGCCTGCCGTTCCCCTGGTTGCCTGCGACCCCTACTTCAGCGTTTGGTCCCAAACGGATCAACTTTGGGCATCGCGGACGACTCACTGGACGGGCAAGCAGCATCGAATGGCTGCATTGGTACGCGTGGACGGACAGGCCTATCGGTTGATGGGCGGCTCCCCACAAACACTGGCGGCCATGAAGCAAGTCAGTGTGAAGGTGTTACCAACGCGAACGGTGTACGAGTTTGCCGGCGCTGATGTGAAGGTCACCCTGACATTCACGACGCCTGCGCTGCCAGACGATGTGGCGATCCTGAGTCGACCAACGACCTACGTGAATTGCAGTGTCGTATCCGCCAGTGATCGTGTCCATCAAGTCGAGTTTTACTTCGACGCCGGAGGCGAGTTAGCGACCAATGTTCTGGATCAGCAAGTGGTCGGTTCCACCGTCGCGATGGCCAATGCCAACTCGTTGAAGATCGGAACGGAGTCTCAGGAGGTGCTTGGAAAATCAGGCGACGATCTACGCATCGATTGGGGTTATTTGTACGTCGCCGCACCTGACGCTTTTTTTCCCACCCGTGCATTTGGCAACGCAGATCAGTTGCGTGACTCGTTCGGCGAACAAGGTCTAGCAGCATTGGCCGGACAAGCGCCGACATTTCCTGTCAACGCGGGCGATGTGGTCGCCGCCGTGGCGATGTCCGTCGGCTCTGTCGGCAAGGAACCCACCTCCCGCTATGCGTTGATCGCTTACGACGACCTGTATTCCATCGAGTACATGAAACAGCCATTGCGTCCCTACTGGCGCAAGGACGGTTGGGAGGCAGCCGAGTTGATCACGGCTGCGATTGAAGAACACGACGTATTGGAAAAACGCTGCCAAGAGTTTGACAACGAATTGATGGCAGACCTCGAACACTCGGGCGGTACAGAGTACGCAGAGATCGGAGCCCTGGCATATCGACAATGTTTTGCGGCGGGAAAGTTTGTGGCCGACGCGAAGGGACAGCCGTTGCAATTCTGCAAAGAAAACCACTCCAACGGCTGCATCGCCACCTCGGACGTTTTCTATCCGATGGCTCCCCAGTTTCTCTTGTTCGGCCCGACGCTGACCAAGTCCATGTTGGTTCCGTTCATGGACTATGCAGCGTCCGAGCGTTGGCGGTTTCCGTTTGCGCCGCACGATCTGGGCACCTATCCGATGGCCAATGGTCAGCGATACGGCGGCGGAGAGCGAAGCGAAGAAAACCAGATGCCGGTGGAGGAATGCGGCAACCTGCTCGCACTTTTCGGTGCCCTGGCAAAAATGGAAGGCAACGCGGATTTCGCAGCGATCTACTGGGAACAGCTCAGTCAGTGGGCGGATTACCTACAAGACAAAGGATTCGATCCGGACAATCAACTCTGCACCGACGACTTCGCCGGCCACATGGCCCACAACGTGAACTTGAGCGCCAAAGCGATCTGCGGTTTGGGGTCCTACGCAATGATGTGTGACATGCGTGGCATGACGGACGAAGCAAACCGGTATCGAAAGATCGCCAAGCAATACGCCAACCAATGGGTTCAAGCGGCTCGCGATGGTGACCATTTTCGTCTGGCGTTTGACCGCGAAGGAACGTGGAGCCAGAAATACAACTTGGTTTGGGATCGTCTGTTGGACTTGGGATTGTTTCCCGAAGAAGTCTACCAGCAGGAGATGCGTTTCTATCGCAAGACACAGAACCGATACGGGCTGCCGTTAGACAACCGGTCCGATTACACCAAACTCGATTGGATCCTGTGGACGGCAACGTTGACAGAGAACCGCGATGACTTTGACGCGTTGGTTGGTCCTGTGCATGATTTCTTGCATGCCACGCCGGATCGTTCTCCGATGACAGATTGGTACTTCACTTCGACGGCAAAGAAGCGAGGTTTCACGGCACGGCCCGTCGTGGGCGGCGTGTTCCTGAAACTGTTGTACGACTCGCCTGTCTGGCAAAAGTACGCATCGCGAGATGTCACCAAGTCATCCGATTGGGCGCCCATGCCCGTGCCACCCAAAACGAAATCGTTGGTCGGCACCAGCGATCAATCCGAAACGAACTATCGTTTCACAACGACGAAACCATCTGAGAACTGGTTTGCAACGGACTTTGACGACGCGCAGTGGCGAACCGGCAAAGGCGGACTGGGTACTCGAGAAACTCCCGGCGCGCCCGTGGGAACGACTTGGAATACCAACGACATTTGGTTGCGACGCACGATGAAGCTGACATCACCGTTGCCGCCACGCGTTGCCTTGCGGATCTGGCATGATGAAGAAGCGTCGGTGTACCTCAATGGCAAACTGTTGGGTCACTACGGCGGATTCACGACGGAGTACGAGACGGTGGAGTTTCCATCCGGTGCGCTACGTGAAGGTGAAAACGTGATCGCGATCCACGTCCACCAGTCGACCGGCGGCCAATTCATCGACGTCGGCCTGGACGCGATCGTCCCCCAAGACTAG
- a CDS encoding methylated-DNA--[protein]-cysteine S-methyltransferase, with product MIDSREQSEQHLLFSTEMGVCGIAWTPVGLTRFVLPERSVALTEARCSSRGSRCRENALPDHVATWVEAIRNYFQGRPIELNDIPLDDAAHSVFSNAVYRALRCVTWGTTTTYGALARAVGSPGAARSIGRIMGANPWPVVVPCHRVLASGGKLGGFSAPGGLSTKEALLKLEHCSVGSLPLFDSDG from the coding sequence ATGATTGACTCACGCGAGCAGTCAGAGCAGCACCTCCTGTTCAGTACAGAAATGGGCGTCTGCGGGATCGCATGGACGCCGGTTGGGCTGACGCGGTTTGTTTTGCCCGAGCGCAGTGTCGCCTTGACAGAGGCTCGCTGCAGCAGTCGAGGCTCGCGATGCCGCGAGAACGCATTGCCAGATCATGTCGCAACGTGGGTCGAAGCAATACGGAACTATTTCCAAGGGCGGCCGATCGAGCTGAACGACATCCCCTTGGATGATGCTGCTCACAGCGTATTCAGCAACGCCGTTTATCGAGCGCTTCGATGCGTGACGTGGGGAACGACAACCACTTACGGTGCCTTGGCACGAGCCGTCGGATCCCCCGGAGCGGCCCGATCCATCGGTCGGATCATGGGTGCCAATCCATGGCCGGTGGTCGTGCCCTGCCATCGCGTCTTGGCCAGCGGCGGAAAATTGGGTGGCTTTTCCGCGCCAGGCGGCTTGTCGACCAAAGAAGCTTTGTTGAAGCTGGAGCACTGCTCGGTTGGTTCGTTACCGTTGTTTGACAGTGATGGGTAA
- a CDS encoding acyl-CoA thioesterase translates to MHAFFDFHHTVLPDEIDAQQHVHNLRYLQWTLWAAGGHTKSTGWDTAAALADGLGWVVRGHEVTYRAAAVAGDEIVVRTWVSEIQRFASRRKYVICRPADRTVLARVETRWVFVDLRNHKALAIPDAALKLLTIPETTPVLPWQQS, encoded by the coding sequence ATGCACGCGTTTTTTGACTTTCACCACACGGTTTTGCCGGACGAAATCGATGCTCAACAGCACGTCCACAACCTGAGATATCTCCAATGGACGCTTTGGGCCGCCGGGGGACACACCAAATCCACCGGCTGGGACACGGCGGCGGCGCTCGCGGACGGCCTGGGCTGGGTCGTCCGCGGTCACGAGGTCACTTACCGGGCGGCCGCGGTGGCCGGCGATGAGATCGTCGTTCGAACCTGGGTCAGCGAAATCCAACGTTTTGCATCACGACGCAAGTACGTGATCTGTCGACCGGCGGATCGAACCGTCCTGGCTCGTGTCGAGACACGATGGGTATTCGTCGATTTGCGAAACCACAAGGCGTTGGCGATTCCGGATGCAGCGCTCAAACTATTGACGATTCCTGAAACAACTCCCGTGCTTCCTTGGCAGCAATCGTGA